In Calonectris borealis chromosome Z, bCalBor7.hap1.2, whole genome shotgun sequence, a single genomic region encodes these proteins:
- the LOC142076090 gene encoding uncharacterized protein LOC142076090 — protein MALQLLALSFLLLAAQGQEEPDPKVQGVPSETETCQRPRWDSRLQLTPDQENYKKNEEVLLSCPEGFQPSFTHIKCAREVQSISHGKPVHREVWRGRDSRGGWIRIRSNVECMEVLQVVPETLEISSTSIKLNWTCRLPDACQSMQATCRLAGPSAPPCEAEEVKGEERLHGQEGTFTCPPLQPFTLYSVTISLPPSTILFTWLVRTKETVPDKPEKLWLDPSTGSLRWKALPSCKGEIIGYQLNVMTRSAQDGGFLEMERLRLSSSVTEHPLPEHSPGSSYVVSVQGLTAAGAGAASLWEFQTNSSDTSHPLDFSCRSVRDISPSQGTAVLPLRPIAHPPKAAREHQLIVAATHNGTAVEDACSGELQPFNTSRQPRAYVAAVLNLTTPTDFVLGEGTRGQGYHNAALQPGSDYTALLRLVHRSQQAEKFTCACYSFSVVAGQPPGPWRGTVIGVVVLLVLLLLFAGILWFVLSRKRKFLPSKAKEDN, from the exons AAACGTgccaaaggccccggtgggactCAAGACTCCAGCTGACACCAGACCAGGAGAACTACAAGAAGAATGAAGAAGTGCTGCTGAGCTGCCCCGAGGGTTTCCAGCCATCCTTCACCCATATCAAATGTGCGAGGGAAGTGCAGTCCATCAGCCATGGGAAACCTGTACACAGAGAAGTTTGGCGTGGAAGGGACAGCAGAGGTGGCTGGATCCGCATTCGGTCCAACGTGGAGTGCATGG AGGTCCTCCAGGTTGTCCCTGAAACCTTGGAGATTTCCAGCACCAGCATCAAACTGAACTGGACCTGCAGGCTCCCTGATGCCTGCCAGAGCATGCAggccacatgccggctggcagggCCTTCCGCTCCTCCCTGTGAGGCTGAAGAggtgaagggagaggagaggctaCACGGCCAGGAGGGAACATTTACCTGTCCCCCTCTGCAGCCCTTCACTCTCTACAGTGTCACCATCTCCCTGCCGCCCAGCACGATCCTTTTCACATGGTTGGTCAGGACAAAGGAAACAG TGCCAGACAAACCAGAGAAGCTGTGGCTGGATCCCAGCACAGGCTCCCTCAGGTGGAAGGCGCTGCCCTCCTGCAAAGGGGAGATCATCGGATACCAG ctgaaCGTCATGACGAGGAGTGCGCAGGATGGTGGCttcctggagatggagcggcTGCGGCTGAGCAGCTCCGTCACTGAGCACCCGCTGCCCGAgcacagccccggcagcagctACGTGGTGTCAGTGCAGGGACTCACGGCCGCCGGAGCTGGGGCTGCGTCGCTGTGGGAGTTTCAGACCAACAGCTCAG ACACCTCGCACCCTCTTGACTTCAGCTGCCGCAGTGTCCGTGACATCTCCCCATCCCAAGGGACGGCCGTGCTTCCCCTCCGCCCCATCGCCCACCCCCCCAAGGCAGCCAG GGAGCACCAGCTCATCGTGGCTGCGACGCACAACGGCACGGCGGTGGAAGACGCCTGCtcaggggagctgcagcccttcaacACCAGCCGGCAGCCCCGTGCCTACGTGGCCGCCGTGCTCAACCTCACCACCCCCACGGACTTTGTGCTGGGTGAGGGGACCCGTGGGCAGGGTTACCACAACGCTGCCCTCCAGCCGGGCTCGGACTACACGGCCCTTCTCCGCCTCGTCCACCGCTCGCAGCAG GCAGAGAAGTTCACCTGCGCGTGCTACAGCTTCTCTGTTG TTGCAGGGCAGCCTCCGGGCCCGTGGCGTGGAACTGTGATTGGGGTGGTTGTGCTGTTGGTGCTCCTCCTCCTGTTTGCAGGGATCCTGTGGTTTGTGCTTTCCAG GAAAAGGAAGTTTTTGCCCAGCAAAGCTAAGGAGGATAATTAA